TCGTGTTTCTGCAGAACATAGTTTGATACCAATCATTAAACGTGCGGTTTTACTGATTCTGATCATATGCTTTGCTGGTTACCTGTATCAAATATTCCTGCACTTTAAATCAGTTTTATAAGTACTTCTTTAATCGGACAGTAAGTGACGCTGTTGGTTAAGATGGTGAGATGTTTCAGTGGAACATTTCACTCCTACCTCCCGTACAGCATCGCTTGGAGTCAGAAGAAGCCGACATGTTTCCGAGGCAGACACGTCAACGTGGCTCTAGATCTGTGCATGTTATAGTGAGCGTGTCCATGTAAACGTGTTTTTATTGCACCGCGCAGAATATTAGGATTATAATCGGAATTGGAATTCATCGTTCACCGCTTTCAAGTGACGTCACTCAGCGCTCAACACGGAATAATGTCCGGTGAAACTCTGGCCTTTTTTCTGCTCGCGGTTGCCTGCAACGTTGCTGCACAAGTGCGGTATTCTATACCGGAGGAAATGAGCAAAGGATCCGTCGTCGGGAACGTCGCGGAGGATTTAGGAATTGATCTGAAACGTCTTCGCAGCGGCCGAGCTCGTATTATAGCCGGGGATAGCGGTCCTTATGTCGAGCTGAACACAGACAAAGGGACGCTGGCGGTGAGTGAGAGGATCGACAGAGAGCTACTGTGCAAACAGACATCGCCCTGCAGCTTCAGTTTCGAGATCCTTCTAGAAAATCCTATTCAGCTTTTTGAAGTGACTGTAGAAATTGTGGATGTGAATGATCACGCGCCTACCTTCCCGAAAGATGAAATCGATATTGAAATAAGGGAAAATGCTCTCCCAGGATCGCGATTCGTGTTGGAGAGCGCATATGACCCGGATGTCGGAGTTAATGCAATACAGGGGTATAACTTAAAACCCACCGATAATTTCGTACTTAAACAGGATGCACGTTCAGAAGGTAAAAATTATATTGAAATGATTTTACAAACCCCTGTTGatagagaaaagacagaagatTTCGCTTTATTTTTAACAGCTAATGACGGAGGAAATCCTCCTAAAGCGGGatctatgaaaataaatataaaagtactggatgttaatgataatgctccaGTTTTCAGTAAGAACATTTATAGGGCATCAGTTCCAGAAAACTCGTCTAAAGGGACCCCTGTCGCTACAGTTCATGCCTCAGATGCTGATAAAGGGGTCAATGGTGAAGTGACTTATGCTTTTCTACAAACAGACGCACACGGATTGTTTCAGATTAATGACAAGTCAGGTGACGTCATTGTTACTGGAAAGCTTGATTTTGAGAAGACAAATAAGTACGAGATAAATATAGAAGCAAAAGATCATGGAGGACACACTGATTCATGTGTGTTAATTGTCGACATAATTGATGTAAATGATAACTCCCCTGTAATATCATTAACCTCCTTTACTAATCCTATTTCTGAAGATGCTCCTATTGGAACAACTGTAGCTGTGATTAATATCAAAGATCTGGACTCGGGACAGAATGGTCAAGTGAGCTGCTCTATTAGTAAAAATACACCCTTCATTATTAAATCGTCCCTGAAAAACTACTACACTTTACTGACAGAAGAGACGCTGGACAGGGAGCTGCTGTCTGAGTACAACATCACCATCATCGCAACAGATGAGGGGTCTCCAGCTCTCTCTAGCAACAAAACAATCCACCTGCGAGTGTCTGATGTGAACGATAATCCTCCAGCGTTCGAGAGAACGTCGTACACGGCGACTCTCGTGGAGAACAACTCACCCGGTGTGTCAATATTCACTGTTAGAGCATCAGACACTGACTGCTGCCAGAATTCCCGAGTGTCCTACCTGCTGGAGGAAACTGAGGTGAACGGAGCTGCTTCATCGTCTTTAGTTTCTATAAACGCTGAAACAGGGGTGATTTACGCTGCACGCTCCTTTGATTATGAACAACTTCGTGGTTTTAAAATCAACGTTAGAGCTCAGGATGGAGGATCTCCTCCACTAAGCGGCAATGCCACCGTGCATGTGCTGATACTGGACCAAAATGATAACGCGCCTCAGATCCTCTACCCGATACAGTCAGGTGGCTCTCTGGTGGCCGAAATGGTGCCTCGCGCTGCGGATGTTGGTTACCTGGTGACTAAAGTGGTGGCTGTGGACGTGGACTCGGGCCAGAACGCCTGGCTCTCATATAAACTACAGAAAGCTACAGACAGAGCGCTGTTTGAAGTGGGCGCACAGAATGGAGAAATAAGAACTGTACGTCAGGTGACCGATAAAGATCCCGTCAAACAGAAACTGACTGTTGTAGTGGAGGATAACGGACAGCCCTCGCGCTCAGCTACAGTCAATGTGAACGTGGCGGTGGCGGACAGCTTCCCGGAAGTGCTCTCCGAGTTCACCGACTTTACGCACGAGAAGGAGAAGAACGAAAATCTGACTTTTTACTTGGTTCTGGCTCTGGCTGCCGTGTCTTTCCTTTTCATCTGCTGTCTAGTTGTTATAATATCAGTAAAGATCTACAGATGGAGACAATCTCGCCTCTTCTGTCAGTCCAACCTGCCTGTTATTCCGTACTACCCACCTCATTACGCAGACACCGGACGCACAGGAACTTTACAGCAAATGTACAATTACGAGGTCTGTATGACGACGGACTCTAGGAAGAGTGACGTGAAATACCTCAGGCCTTTCAGCGAAAGTATCATAAGCCTTGATGCCAGTGAAACTTTGACATACAAAAAGAATGCGCAAAAGAACAGCGAGGATAATGAGTCTCAGACGCTTCAGTCACAGGTGAGACTTTGTACACTTTCACAAATCTATATTAAGTAGTTTGTACATCTGTTTTGGGGGAATTTGAATGCttcttttaaaacaaaattcCACCTGCAATATTCTATAATATTTGAacgtattgttattattattattattgtattattattttcttttattatttattcagtgGACTTCTTTAGCTGCAATGTATAGTGAATGCTCTAAGTGCCGCTGTTGGTCAGAGAACGATTTTAAGGGCATTCTGTGTGAAGAACCGTCCCCTCGTTGCGTTCTATCTTTTGAGTGTTCGAGCTTCGGGGACAAAGGTTTGTTCGACGTGCTTTCCGTCGTACGATATTATTTCTTTGGACTGGGATCCAAACGCGTTTTTTCTATTCTTGTCCGTTTTCACCGTCCTCCTGCTTTATTGGAAAATGATTCCGCGCCACGGCGGACGGCTGCCGACGTTCCTCCTTGTTCTGTTCGTGTCCGCGGCTCGCGTTGCGCACGGACAGGTCCGCTACTCCGTTCCCGAGGAAATGGCGAAAGGCTCTGTCGTCGGTAACGTCGTGCAGGACCTGGGTGTGACCGTGACGAGGCTGAGATCGGGCCGTGCTCGGGTTTTTACCGAAGACGGCCGTGAGTACCTGGCGCTGAATAATGACCGGGGCGCGCTGGTGGTGAAGGACCGGATCGACAGAGAGGAGCTCTGCGCCCAGGCGTCCCATTGCGCGTTGCATTTCCAGATCATCCTAGAAAATCCTGTCGAGCTGCACCGAGTTGACGTGGAAATAGTGGACATTAACGACAACGCACCCGCATTCCCGGACAAAGAGGTACGATTAGAAATATCCGAGTTGTCGACCACAGGCACACGCTTTTCGCTAGAGAATGCGAAGGACCCGGATGTAGGAGTAAATTCGATTCAGTCGTATTCCCTGCTGCCCAGTGACAATTTTAAATTAAACCAGCACTCCCATTCGGACGGCAGCACGTATCTGGAGATGGTTCTCCAGACGATGCTGGACAGGGAGACTAAAGAAGACCACGTCCTGCTGCTGACCGCTGTCGACGGCGGCTCCCCGCAGAAGACGGGCACCGTTAAAATACACGTTCACGTGCTGGACGCGAACGACAACGCGCCGGTCTTCAACTCCCTGCTTTACAAAGCGTCCCTGCCCGAAGACGCGCCCAAAGGGACGCTGGTGCTGACGGTCAGCGCCGCCGACGCGGACGCGGGCACGAACGGGATGGTGTCCTACTCCTTCTCGCACGCCACAGACAGCATTTCGGACGTGTTCGAGATAGACAGTCACACGGGCGACGTCAAAGTGGCGGGGAGGCTGGATTACGAAAGCAAAAGGCAGTACAAAATCAACGTGAACGCGATCGATCACGGGAAGTTGATGGACACCGCCAAAGTGCAGATTGACGTCctggacgtgaacgacaacgccCCCGTGATCACCATGATCACCTTTTCTAACCTGATCCCGGAGGAATCCGCCCCAGACACGGTGGTGGCGATGTTGAACATTAAAGATGTCGATTCGGGTAAAAATGGGGATGTCCGTGTGTCCATCAACCCCGACGCGCCTTTTCGGATTAAATCCTCTTCCTCCAACATCAATATTTACAGCGTCGTTACCGACCATCCTTTGGACCGCGAGAAGGTCCCGCAATACAACATAACCATAACAGCCGCGGATCAGGGATCTCCACGTTTTTCCAGCAACAAAACCCTGACGGTGAAGATATCAGATGTTAATGACAACGCGCCCGTTTTTGAGACGAGCTCCTACGTTGCATACGTCACGGAGAATAATTCCCCGGGCGTGTCCATTTTTTCTGTGAAGGCAAGGGACAAGGACTCTGGGAACAACGCCCGCGTTTCTTATTTTCTCGAAGACACCCAGATCAGCGGCGGAGTCGCGTCATCCTACGTGTCCGTTAACGCTGAGAGTGGCGTCATCCTCGCTGTGCGCGCGTTTGATTTTGAGCACATCAAAGAATTGCGCATCCTGGTGAAAGCGCAGGACGGAGGCTCTCCGCCACTCAGCAGCAACGCCACTGTGACCATCCTTGTCAAAGACCAGAATGACAACCCGCCCCAGATCCTTTATCCTGTGCAGACTGGTGGCTCCCTGGTGGCCGAAATGGTGCCTCGCGCTGCAGATGTTGGTTACCTGGTGACTAAAGTGGTGGCTGTGGACGTGGACTCGGGCCAGAACGCCTGGCTCTCATATAAACTACAGAAAGCTACAGACAGAGCGCTGTTTGAAGTGGGCGCACAGAATGGAGAAATAAGAACTGCACGTCAGGTGACCGATAAAGATCCCGTCAAACAGAAACTGACTGTTGTAGTGGAGGATAACGGACAGCCCTCGCGCTCAGCTACAGTCAACGTGAACGTGGCGGTGGCGGACAGCTTCCCGGAAGTGCTCTCCGAGTTCACCGACTTTACGCACGAGAAGGAAAATCATGACAGCTTGACGTTTTACTTAATTTTATCTCTTGCAGCGGTttcatttctattcattttaTCCGTAATTGCTATAATATCAGTGAAAATCTACAGGTGGAGACAGAAAAGACTATTTTATAAGTCCCCTGGGAACCTCCCGGTCATCCCCTACTACCCTCCACTTTACGCAGACGGAACGTTGCAGCATGTCTATAATTACGAGGTTTGCGGAACGACTAATTCAAGAATGAGTGACGTCAAGTGCGTGAGGCCGTACAGCCAGAGTACGCTGCTGAGCGCGAGTCGCGCAGGGACCGTGCAGAGAGAAAAGAGGGATCAGGAGGATGCCGATGTATCTATAGAGGTGAGCTTAATCTCATAGAACTGTATACAGACCCGGGGTCAAACGAAGGACGCGTTGTTGCGTTTTAGAAACACATTTCATGGAATCATTAttagaaataattatttcatggCGAATGGTAAACCAAACAATTGGAGAATTGGTGGTGATGAAGACACACCAGGTGAAATTAGcgcatttacattcactttgcatgctAAAGTTATTTCCTAAAAGTTGCTGTAATGGAATATGTGAATGTGCTCGGATTAAGGCAAGGGTGTTTATTTTGACTAAACTCGTACCCAAGCTTTATCATACATTGAATTGCACTTACATTTTACACTGTAATATTACACTCCAAAACCAGTTCCAGATGTTTTCAGTTGTTGTCTATAAAATAGCAGCGTGGTTTCGTTTATTCTTTCATTATTAGAGGATGGTGGCAAAAATCTGGCCTGcgcggattttttttttatgattctcCACCATGATCGGTTGTAAATATTACATCCttgaaaaatctaatttatttatGGAATTTTCGTCCGAGCATCACTTAGGTGAATTACCTTTTTTTGACGTTAGAGCAAAATTGTAATACTTCATTTGAACCCTAAGTGCCGCTGTTGTATGCGTGTATTTTTCTTGCGCTCGCACCACCCATCACTCGCATGCTTAAAATAAAGGGACGTCCTGATCTCCTTTCTCCAATACAGCGAGAAGGCTGCGCGTTACGCACTGGGGAAATACTTGTCTTCGCTTGGGGACATATTGGacatatatatacttttttttttttattcacgcTGGACCCTTTACCAGAGACGACCACACACCACCTGAACTAGAGATGACAAAGGAAAGTTGGCGTCACAGCTGGTCGCTGTCTGTCTCCATTTTGTGCTTATTTGCGACCGGTTCGGTGGAGGGGCAAATTCGGTATTCCATACCCGAAGAAATGGCGACGGGGTCCGCGGTCGGGAACGTTGCGTCGGACCTCGGCATTGAGCCGAAGCGGCTCGTGTCGGGCCGGGCTCGGCTCTTCTCCTCCGACGGCAGTGAGTACGTGGGTCTGGACGCGGAGAAGGGGGAGCTGGTCGTGAAGGAGAGGATCGACCGCGAGCAGCTCTGCGCCGAGACCTCCGCCTGCAGCCTCACGTTCGAAGTCATCCTGGAGAGCCCGATGGAACTTTACCGCGTCACCGTAGACATAGTGGACATAAACGACAACAGTCCGCTCTTCCCGAGAACCGAGATCGCGCAGGAGATCAGCGAATCCGCCCTGCCCGGAGCGCGCTTCTCGCTGGAAAGCGCGTTAGACCCGGACGTGGGTGTGAACACGTTGCAAAAATATGTTCTTCACCCCACCGACCATTTTACCCTGAACGTTCAGGATCGTTCGGATGGCAGTAAAAATGTGGAAATGGTTCTTAAAACCCCCCTGGACAGAGAAATGAAGGACCGCCACTATTTAACCCTCACGGCGGTCGACGGTGGAACCCCACAAAGGTCTGGAGCTGTGAAGATTCATATTACGGTTCTGGACGCAAACGACAACGCTCCGGTGTTCAGCCAGTCTGTTTATAAGGCGTCCGTTCGTGAAAACGCAGCCAAGGGCACCCTTATAACCACGGTCAGTGCTGCGGATGCAGATGCCGACTCAAACGCGAATATCCAGTATTATTTCGAGCACGGCAGCGCCATTGTCAGAGCTTTATTCTCAATCGAACCCGTGTCGGGCGAGGTTACGGTGGCGGGTCTGATCGATTACGAAAAGCACAAACAGTTGAAGGTAAAGGTAATAGCCAACGATCAGGGTGGGTTGACAAACTCGTGCGAAATTGTAATCGACGTCATtgacgtgaacgacaacgcgCCCAAAATAACGGTCATGTCCTTTTCCAGCTCGCTGCCCGAGGACGCGGCGCTCGGTACCGTCGTAGCCATGATCAACGTGCAAGACCTCGATTCGGGGGAGAACGGCAGGGTTACGTGTTCGATTAGCCGTAACTCGCCTTTCAGAATATCGGCGTCGCTGACGAACTACTACAACCTGCTGACGGATTCAGCACTGGACAGAGAACTGGCGCCGGAGTACAACATAACCGTGACCGCCGTGGACGCGGGGAAGCCGCAGCTCAGCAGCGAAGACACGCTGACGTTAAAGATCACGGACGTGAACGACCACGCCCCGCAGTTCGAGCAGGAGGCGTACAGTGTCTACGTCACCGAGAACAACTCCCCCTCGTTGTCGATTTTCACTGTCAAGGCCCTAGACGCGGACTGCGGGCCAAACGCGCGCATATCTTATTTTCTTGACGATGGCAATCTTAAGGGGACGCAGCTTGCTTCTTATGTTTCGATAAATACAGACACTGGAGTGATTTACGCCATGAAGCCTTTTGATTATGAGCAGATCAAGTCTCTGAAAGTTCAAATTAAAGCTGTTGATGGAGGATTGCCCCCGTTAAGCACCAATGCAACTCTGAATATTTTGGTACGAGACCAAAATGACAATTCGCCACAGGTCCTCTACCCAGTACATAGTGGTGGCTCCCTGGTGGCCGAAATGGTGCCTCGCGCTGCAGATGTTGGTTACCTGGTGACTAAAGTGGTGGCTGTGGACGTGGACTCGGGCCAGAACGCCTGGCTCTCATATAAACTACAGAAAGCTACAGACAGAGCGCTGTTTGAAGTGGGCGCACAGAATGGAGAAATAAGAACTGCACGTCAGGTGACCGATAAAGATCCCGTCAAACAGAAACTGACTGTTGTAGTGGAGGATAACGGACAGCCCTCGCGCTCAGCTACAGTCAATGTGAACGTGGCGGTGGCGGACAGCTTCCTGGAGGTGCTCTCCGAGTTCACCGACTTTACGTATGACAAGGAGCATGGTGACGGCCTCACTTTCTACCTAGTGTTAGCTCTGGCTGTGGTTTCATTCCTGTTCATAGTCTCCATCATTACCATCATAACAGTAAAAATCTACAGATGGAGACAGAAAAGATTATTTTACAAATCACCTGGGACCCTCCCAGTGATCCCATATTACCCGCCGCTGTATGCAGATGGGACACTGCAACACATGTACAACTATGAGGTGTGTGGAACTACTGACTCAAAAAGGAGTGACGCTAAGTGTTCCAGGCCATACAGTCAGAGCACGCTGGTGAGCGTGAGTCGTGCGGAGACCATGcagagaggaaagagagatCAGGAGGATGCTGATGTATTCCCTGTAGAGGTGAGAGGAGTACACTGAGCCTTACAGATTATTCATTTCTTCCAGACCATCTATTCATTCTTTCTAATgctatataatattttttttaggaattAAGGTGTTCTCTCGTATGTATTTCTTGTGTCTGCAACTCACTGTTAAACTatggaaaataaatgtgtgtaatcAGAGATGTCTATCGAATTAATCAGAGGGACTGTTTTGTGATTGTTCTGTTAACATCAGGCTCATGAGCTTCATAGTGATACATATTCTGTTCTTTTTAATCAAATATCTGATGTTTGGTTAAATACAAAACCTCATAGCAGAAATGCTGGTGAGATCAGTTGTTCTTGGTAAAGCTGGTATCAAAAAACTGATTCTTTAAATTTTATCTGAAGGCCCATATGCTGTAGTGTCAGATTGTAGGCGTGGTCTCCAATGAGTCATATTAACTCCAGAGTCATGTATGGCCTGCCTATGaattattttgtacttttggtTTGATGCATTGGTTTGATGGTACTTTTGCTACCTTTCCATGCTTGGATGGTTTATAATTTCCGTTTCCCTTCTATTTCACTACCTTGATTATATGCAGGCACCATACCATGCATTACCGTATAACAGCTAATAGAGGTTCCAACATGTACTACACAGTGTTACTGGTCATTTTTACATGGTGCATGCATGGCCACATGCTTTACCTGAATATAAGGGCAGGATGCAGACAAGAGTACTCAGATCATTATAACTACACTTTACAGCGGTCCTGCTTGGCCTCTTGTCACCTCCCCCAAACTCTCCTCCCAGCTCAAGCCCAGTGACCCACTTTACTGTCTGAGTTGCAGCTGTGAGGCTTCTCTGTGTCTTTTCCTGCACAAATGCTCTAAAACCCCAATCTATGGCCTGTTTGTCCTCGCTCACACAGCCAGATGTGTAACttggcagttttttttccctcttcttcatCATTTGGCTTCCATTATGTCAAATTACTGGGCAGTGgtgcctagcaggtaaggaaaccagcaatcagaaggttgccggttcgggatttgagcccacacactgctccccaggtgcctttcaggactgcccactgctcaccaagatcaatgggttaaatgcggaggacacattttgttgtgtcaccgtgtgctgtgctgtgttgtgtttcacaatgacgatcacttctctttcactttcacactacTCTACAGTGCGAGTATAAAATTGTATAATGCAGAACAGTAATGGTTGCTTGACAGTGAAGAAAAAACTGATTTAGCAgcacaaaacaacaacacatgGCTAAGTGTTATACAGTCATCACTAAACaatgtttgcacatttgtttgtgtttggcTTAATGCTAAATAGTAttattaatgataatgataCAAAACAAAAGGCACTTTGTACTgcagaagggagggagagaatgcAATTCAGCAAAATGGAATTTATTTACAGACCACAAAATTAACAAAAGAATACTCTAGGCGAGGTCTGTCAAAAAGGACGTGCTGCCAGCATTTGGATATAAACCATAACATTAATGATGCCGGGTGGTGATTAGGAGGTGCACAGGTGTGATGCATGAAGTGGATGTGTCATCCAATGAGGTGAGGCTCAGTCCTTGGGTGCTGGTGATCtgatgcaggtgtgtgtgtgtgtgtgtgtgtgtgtgttatgcatcAGAAGGATGCTGCAGGACATCGCACACCTGTTCTGTACAGGACAGATCATTTGTTGTCCTTTCAGCATCAGGGATCATTTAAATGAGTCGCCTACTTCATATTTATCATAGCTAAAGATATTCAAAAAATATGAATAgacacataaaaacaacaaaaaaagcatttttatattattatattatctgtGAACATGGTGGATGTATGTGAAATGCATATGTATATTTCAAGCAGAATTACTTCAATATCGTTGTCTACAGA
The window above is part of the Denticeps clupeoides chromosome 6, fDenClu1.1, whole genome shotgun sequence genome. Proteins encoded here:
- the LOC114791987 gene encoding protocadherin gamma-A11-like isoform X42, whose translation is MTKESWRHSWSLSVSILCLFATGSVEGQIRYSIPEEMATGSAVGNVASDLGIEPKRLVSGRARLFSSDGSEYVGLDAEKGELVVKERIDREQLCAETSACSLTFEVILESPMELYRVTVDIVDINDNSPLFPRTEIAQEISESALPGARFSLESALDPDVGVNTLQKYVLHPTDHFTLNVQDRSDGSKNVEMVLKTPLDREMKDRHYLTLTAVDGGTPQRSGAVKIHITVLDANDNAPVFSQSVYKASVRENAAKGTLITTVSAADADADSNANIQYYFEHGSAIVRALFSIEPVSGEVTVAGLIDYEKHKQLKVKVIANDQGGLTNSCEIVIDVIDVNDNAPKITVMSFSSSLPEDAALGTVVAMINVQDLDSGENGRVTCSISRNSPFRISASLTNYYNLLTDSALDRELAPEYNITVTAVDAGKPQLSSEDTLTLKITDVNDHAPQFEQEAYSVYVTENNSPSLSIFTVKALDADCGPNARISYFLDDGNLKGTQLASYVSINTDTGVIYAMKPFDYEQIKSLKVQIKAVDGGLPPLSTNATLNILVRDQNDNSPQVLYPVHSGGSLVAEMVPRAADVGYLVTKVVAVDVDSGQNAWLSYKLQKATDRALFEVGAQNGEIRTARQVTDKDPVKQKLTVVVEDNGQPSRSATVNVNVAVADSFLEVLSEFTDFTYDKEHGDGLTFYLVLALAVVSFLFIVSIITIITVKIYRWRQKRLFYKSPGTLPVIPYYPPLYADGTLQHMYNYEVCGTTDSKRSDAKCSRPYSQSTLVSVSRAETMQRGKRDQEDADVFPVEQKPPSNDWRLPPNQRPGPSGAVAHPEGAPAVTGTGPWPNPPTEAEQLQALMAAANEVSEATATLGPRYNAQYVPDYRQNVYIPGSTATLTTNPQQPPQQALPPPQALPPADAPKAAQTPASKKKSAKKDKK
- the LOC114791987 gene encoding protocadherin beta-16-like isoform X44, producing MIPRHGGRLPTFLLVLFVSAARVAHGQVRYSVPEEMAKGSVVGNVVQDLGVTVTRLRSGRARVFTEDGREYLALNNDRGALVVKDRIDREELCAQASHCALHFQIILENPVELHRVDVEIVDINDNAPAFPDKEVRLEISELSTTGTRFSLENAKDPDVGVNSIQSYSLLPSDNFKLNQHSHSDGSTYLEMVLQTMLDRETKEDHVLLLTAVDGGSPQKTGTVKIHVHVLDANDNAPVFNSLLYKASLPEDAPKGTLVLTVSAADADAGTNGMVSYSFSHATDSISDVFEIDSHTGDVKVAGRLDYESKRQYKINVNAIDHGKLMDTAKVQIDVLDVNDNAPVITMITFSNLIPEESAPDTVVAMLNIKDVDSGKNGDVRVSINPDAPFRIKSSSSNINIYSVVTDHPLDREKVPQYNITITAADQGSPRFSSNKTLTVKISDVNDNAPVFETSSYVAYVTENNSPGVSIFSVKARDKDSGNNARVSYFLEDTQISGGVASSYVSVNAESGVILAVRAFDFEHIKELRILVKAQDGGSPPLSSNATVTILVKDQNDNPPQILYPVQTGGSLVAEMVPRAADVGYLVTKVVAVDVDSGQNAWLSYKLQKATDRALFEVGAQNGEIRTARQVTDKDPVKQKLTVVVEDNGQPSRSATVNVNVAVADSFPEVLSEFTDFTHEKENHDSLTFYLILSLAAVSFLFILSVIAIISVKIYRWRQKRLFYKSPGNLPVIPYYPPLYADGTLQHVYNYEVCGTTNSRMSDVKCVRPYSQSTLLSASRAGTVQREKRDQEDADVSIEQKPPSNDWRLPPNQRPGPSGAVAHPEGAPAVTGTGPWPNPPTEAEQLQALMAAANEVSEATATLGPRYNAQYVPDYRQNVYIPGSTATLTTNPQQPPQQALPPPQALPPADAPKAAQTPASKKKSAKKDKK
- the LOC114791987 gene encoding protocadherin gamma-A11-like isoform X21 translates to MTKESWRHSWSLSVSILCLFATGSVEGQIRYSIPEEMATGSAVGNVASDLGIEPKRLVSGRARLFSSDGSEYVGLDAEKGELVVKERIDREQLCAETSACSLTFEVILESPMELYRVTVDIVDINDNSPLFPRTEIAQEISESALPGARFSLESALDPDVGVNTLQKYVLHPTDHFTLNVQDRSDGSKNVEMVLKTPLDREMKDRHYLTLTAVDGGTPQRSGAVKIHITVLDANDNAPVFSQSVYKASVRENAAKGTLITTVSAADADADSNANIQYYFEHGSAIVRALFSIEPVSGEVTVAGLIDYEKHKQLKVKVIANDQGGLTNSCEIVIDVIDVNDNAPKITVMSFSSSLPEDAALGTVVAMINVQDLDSGENGRVTCSISRNSPFRISASLTNYYNLLTDSALDRELAPEYNITVTAVDAGKPQLSSEDTLTLKITDVNDHAPQFEQEAYSVYVTENNSPSLSIFTVKALDADCGPNARISYFLDDGNLKGTQLASYVSINTDTGVIYAMKPFDYEQIKSLKVQIKAVDGGLPPLSTNATLNILVRDQNDNSPQVLYPVHSGGSLVAEMVPRAADVGYLVTKVVAVDVDSGQNAWLSYKLQKATDRALFEVGAQNGEIRTARQVTDKDPVKQKLTVVVEDNGQPSRSATVNVNVAVADSFLEVLSEFTDFTYDKEHGDGLTFYLVLALAVVSFLFIVSIITIITVKIYRWRQKRLFYKSPGTLPVIPYYPPLYADGTLQHMYNYEVCGTTDSKRSDAKCSRPYSQSTLVSVSRAETMQRGKRDQEDADVFPVEQKPPSNDWRLPPNQRPGPSGQYRFHTIQQRWTPYEKSRAVAHPEGAPAVTGTGPWPNPPTEAEQLQALMAAANEVSEATATLGPRYNAQYVPDYRQNVYIPGSTATLTTNPQQPPQQALPPPQALPPADAPKAAQTPASKKKSAKKDKK
- the LOC114791987 gene encoding protocadherin beta-16-like isoform X22, encoding MIPRHGGRLPTFLLVLFVSAARVAHGQVRYSVPEEMAKGSVVGNVVQDLGVTVTRLRSGRARVFTEDGREYLALNNDRGALVVKDRIDREELCAQASHCALHFQIILENPVELHRVDVEIVDINDNAPAFPDKEVRLEISELSTTGTRFSLENAKDPDVGVNSIQSYSLLPSDNFKLNQHSHSDGSTYLEMVLQTMLDRETKEDHVLLLTAVDGGSPQKTGTVKIHVHVLDANDNAPVFNSLLYKASLPEDAPKGTLVLTVSAADADAGTNGMVSYSFSHATDSISDVFEIDSHTGDVKVAGRLDYESKRQYKINVNAIDHGKLMDTAKVQIDVLDVNDNAPVITMITFSNLIPEESAPDTVVAMLNIKDVDSGKNGDVRVSINPDAPFRIKSSSSNINIYSVVTDHPLDREKVPQYNITITAADQGSPRFSSNKTLTVKISDVNDNAPVFETSSYVAYVTENNSPGVSIFSVKARDKDSGNNARVSYFLEDTQISGGVASSYVSVNAESGVILAVRAFDFEHIKELRILVKAQDGGSPPLSSNATVTILVKDQNDNPPQILYPVQTGGSLVAEMVPRAADVGYLVTKVVAVDVDSGQNAWLSYKLQKATDRALFEVGAQNGEIRTARQVTDKDPVKQKLTVVVEDNGQPSRSATVNVNVAVADSFPEVLSEFTDFTHEKENHDSLTFYLILSLAAVSFLFILSVIAIISVKIYRWRQKRLFYKSPGNLPVIPYYPPLYADGTLQHVYNYEVCGTTNSRMSDVKCVRPYSQSTLLSASRAGTVQREKRDQEDADVSIEQKPPSNDWRLPPNQRPGPSGQYRFHTIQQRWTPYEKSRAVAHPEGAPAVTGTGPWPNPPTEAEQLQALMAAANEVSEATATLGPRYNAQYVPDYRQNVYIPGSTATLTTNPQQPPQQALPPPQALPPADAPKAAQTPASKKKSAKKDKK